Proteins encoded by one window of Bacteroidia bacterium:
- a CDS encoding FAD-dependent oxidoreductase: MIHHDTIAVGAGLAGLSFAYHFDKDIPVYESLDTVGGLVRTIEYKNCKFDLAPHLLHLRNPYVRELVFEKLGLEVENHRRKAHIYYDKTIIPYPFELNLLNLSEQTKKDCLEGLDEVKSYSKEEEIEIRKGSYRDYALKCFGKGIANHYLLPYNRKIWDTEPSEMTCEFMSHIITADKEQIRKNAFEDNTDSFGYNVEFYYPIHKGIQDLADIFAKQLTNIKFNTSAVFFNTRNKTIEFSDGSIVKYNKAVSTVPLQTIILNSDRDDLKALAKELVFTSVYTVNLVIRGTLPDTHWMYFPDKDLSFYRISFPKNYFKKSTPADEQIIAVEVGSRNHNLSIEEIERKVVEEIKQMPIFKIDELVFVHSIKIPVAYCIYEPKRPAIINQLMGELEAAGIYQSGRYGKWEYAGMQDAIMDGKVMSEKLKSL; the protein is encoded by the coding sequence ATGATTCATCACGACACAATAGCAGTTGGTGCCGGCTTGGCAGGATTAAGTTTTGCATATCATTTTGATAAAGATATTCCTGTATATGAATCGCTTGACACCGTAGGCGGCCTGGTGCGGACAATAGAATATAAAAACTGCAAATTTGATTTAGCCCCTCATCTTTTACACTTACGCAATCCTTACGTCAGAGAACTTGTATTTGAGAAACTGGGACTTGAAGTCGAAAATCATCGTAGAAAAGCACATATCTACTACGACAAAACCATCATCCCCTACCCTTTTGAACTTAATCTTTTAAATCTGAGCGAGCAAACTAAAAAAGATTGTCTTGAAGGTCTTGACGAAGTAAAATCATATAGCAAAGAAGAAGAAATTGAAATCAGAAAAGGCTCCTATAGAGATTATGCATTGAAATGTTTCGGAAAGGGTATTGCCAATCATTACTTACTTCCCTACAACAGGAAAATTTGGGATACAGAACCTTCTGAAATGACATGCGAGTTTATGTCACATATTATTACTGCAGACAAAGAGCAAATCAGAAAAAATGCATTCGAAGACAACACAGATAGTTTTGGCTATAATGTAGAATTCTATTACCCCATTCATAAAGGCATTCAGGATTTAGCTGACATTTTTGCCAAACAACTCACCAATATTAAATTCAATACGTCTGCGGTGTTTTTTAATACCCGAAACAAAACAATTGAATTTTCTGATGGAAGTATTGTAAAATATAACAAAGCCGTTTCTACTGTTCCTTTACAAACTATTATACTTAACAGCGACAGAGATGACCTGAAAGCACTGGCAAAAGAATTGGTTTTTACCTCTGTTTATACAGTAAATTTGGTTATCAGAGGAACATTGCCCGACACACATTGGATGTATTTCCCTGATAAAGATCTTTCGTTTTACAGAATAAGCTTCCCAAAAAACTATTTTAAAAAATCAACTCCTGCTGACGAACAAATCATTGCTGTTGAAGTTGGCAGCCGCAATCATAACCTGAGCATTGAGGAAATAGAACGTAAAGTTGTTGAAGAAATAAAACAGATGCCTATTTTTAAAATTGATGAACTGGTATTTGTTCACTCTATTAAAATCCCTGTAGCCTATTGTATCTATGAGCCAAAGCGTCCGGCCATTATCAACCAACTGATGGGTGAACTGGAAGCAGCAGGAATTTATCAATCAGGCCGCTATGGTAAATGGGAATATGCAGGCATGCAGGATGCAATTATGGACGGCAAAGTGATGTCGGAAAAATTAAAATCATTATGA
- a CDS encoding outer membrane lipoprotein carrier protein LolA translates to MTKKLMIALVLLTQVSFAQKDSHSQEILKSVSAKYKTYKSVSATFRLQIDDKKAKTNQTQNGSILINGDKYNLSITGQQIISDGKTSWTYLKDANEVQVNDAQNKADGISPTNIFSIYEKGFDSRFTEEKSEGGKTYQFIDLKPLDKGKPYFKIQLKINKAEKTIAGATVHNNNGSTISYTIVKFTPNPAVKDTDFSFDAKRYPGVEVVDLR, encoded by the coding sequence ATGACAAAAAAATTAATGATCGCTCTGGTGCTGTTGACCCAAGTTTCTTTTGCTCAAAAAGACAGTCACTCTCAGGAAATTCTTAAGTCAGTGTCTGCTAAATATAAAACTTATAAATCGGTGTCAGCCACATTCAGGCTTCAAATAGACGATAAAAAAGCTAAAACCAATCAGACCCAAAATGGTTCGATTTTGATTAATGGTGACAAATACAACCTGAGTATTACCGGACAACAGATAATCTCTGACGGCAAAACATCATGGACCTACTTAAAAGATGCCAATGAAGTACAGGTTAACGATGCACAAAACAAAGCTGACGGCATTTCCCCTACCAACATTTTCTCTATTTATGAAAAAGGATTCGATTCACGGTTTACAGAAGAAAAATCCGAAGGCGGTAAAACCTATCAGTTTATTGATTTAAAACCTCTTGATAAAGGAAAACCTTATTTTAAAATTCAGTTAAAAATTAATAAAGCTGAAAAAACAATTGCAGGAGCAACCGTTCATAACAACAATGGTTCTACCATATCTTACACTATTGTAAAATTCACACCAAACCCTGCTGTAAAGGACACTGATTTTAGTTTTGACGCAAAAAGATATCCTGGTGTAGAGGTAGTTGACCTCAGATAA